The Candidatus Methanomethylophilaceae archaeon genome contains a region encoding:
- a CDS encoding DNA polymerase sliding clamp translates to MAGTVQYGGGGDAPHFCAEIKSETLKGLVNIISAIVDEVKFTITPEGMTLKAVDAAHVAMIEINVDSGAFESYAAEECEIGLDLDKIKGVLKLASGVDIIRMEQDADKGRLIFRVGNITRAMTILDTSSLNDPKVPDLHLKSSIGISIDELKKGISAADAISDHITMRANSERFELSCEGDTDSVTLRVDKPNLASLDADDEVCSMFPLDYFSNIVKAIPNGTVINIELDNDYPVKLLFGIAGQHVSVNYLLAPRIESE, encoded by the coding sequence ATGGCCGGGACTGTACAGTACGGCGGAGGCGGGGATGCGCCCCATTTCTGCGCGGAGATAAAATCCGAGACGCTCAAAGGTCTCGTCAACATCATTTCTGCCATCGTGGATGAGGTGAAGTTCACCATAACCCCCGAGGGCATGACTCTGAAGGCGGTGGATGCAGCCCACGTCGCCATGATAGAGATCAACGTAGACAGCGGCGCTTTCGAATCATATGCCGCCGAGGAATGCGAGATAGGATTGGACCTCGACAAGATCAAGGGCGTGCTCAAGCTCGCATCCGGCGTGGATATCATCAGGATGGAGCAGGACGCAGACAAAGGGAGGCTCATATTCAGGGTCGGAAACATCACGAGGGCCATGACGATCCTCGACACCTCAAGCCTCAACGACCCCAAAGTCCCCGATCTGCATCTGAAGTCTTCAATAGGGATATCCATCGACGAGCTCAAGAAAGGGATCAGCGCGGCCGACGCGATATCAGACCACATAACGATGAGGGCCAATTCCGAAAGGTTCGAGCTCTCATGCGAGGGAGACACCGATTCCGTCACCCTTCGCGTCGACAAACCCAACCTCGCGAGCCTGGACGCCGACGACGAGGTCTGCAGCATGTTCCCGCTCGATTATTTCTCGAACATAGTCAAGGCAATCCCCAATGGGACAGTCATCAACATAGAGTTGGACAACGACTATCCGGTAAAGCTTCTATTCGGCATCGCAGGCCAGCATGTATCTGTGAATTATCTTCTGGCGCCGAGGATAGAGAGTGAGTGA
- a CDS encoding transcription factor S — translation MRKKEAVKLFCPVCGSMMSPKDGVYTCNGCGATKDVSGKSEIITTSSRDKEITVISEEDTITLPKTHVLCPQCKYTEAYYMIRQTRAADEPETMIYRCCKCNHSWREY, via the coding sequence ATGAGGAAAAAAGAGGCTGTTAAATTGTTTTGCCCAGTATGCGGATCGATGATGTCCCCGAAAGATGGGGTTTATACATGCAATGGTTGCGGCGCTACGAAGGACGTTTCCGGGAAATCCGAGATCATAACCACATCGTCAAGAGACAAGGAGATAACCGTCATCTCCGAGGAAGACACCATAACTCTTCCCAAGACGCATGTGCTGTGCCCCCAGTGCAAATATACGGAAGCATACTACATGATCAGGCAGACGCGCGCGGCGGATGAGCCTGAGACCATGATCTACCGCTGCTGCAAGTGCAATCACAGTTGGAGAGAGTACTGA
- a CDS encoding leucine-rich repeat protein, with the protein MRWKTALIAMFALALVASAALIVSSEDADTYGETQSQETALGASIPAVTGDVKTGQTVNVNIAAAEEEKTYRFVADRDGVFAFQSHGNEDTYGYLYDSQGNRLQYNDDGGDGRNFKLQFYADEGETYYVTAKYYETTTGSFTAEMTLVYETDSKLTAVNINKPGSYLLFDSGKTGYADNDADIYIESNGHAKIGKFVMGFAPENAVLTIYSYDVDEQSGERDVIRLKDVTDGTAVDFQQQYLHGSDGEWSTSTVAIDGQYLKKGHTYYVYNYETVSGWIIWIRNVSIQFSGDSYNLELDAATSGSNVDLTLSGKLSRGTYNVEYGIYRAADLVHVSTINSTFTTDSSGNFTASSSSSMYGYSTGMYRVDALIRSGTSLITTASCTFSMDGYAVNYNSNGGSNNVPAGSTYAPGDKVTVLFDKVPSKTGYAFVGWSDSKSATTAKYTTNGTKTFTINNNTTLYAVWQKLDFDAGTEFTVGNLKYTVTSVNPDQASVTGFVSGITSASIPASVTYKSHSLAVVSVGEKAFYGCTTLKTLSIAAPTIGQKAFANCSALATVKLTSVTNIGAYAFYSCDAFTSVTFAKNLASVGTAAFNKIQFFDNGKAVSTAKNLAGKTFTGSGGKLYYGSAISVGTEFTVSSVKYTVTSVSPAKANATGFVSGIKTASIPASVTYNGQSFAVESVGEKAFYGCTTLNTLSIAAPTIGQKAFANCSALATVKLTSVTNIGAYAFYSCDAFTSVTFAKGLASVGTAAFNKIQFYDSGKQITAAAKNLAGKNFTGSGGKLYYGSAISVGTEFTVSSVKYTVTSVSPAKANATGFVSGIKTASIPASVTYNGQSFAVESVGEKAFYGCPTLTSASISAPTVMQKAFANCAALATVKLTSVTNIGAYAFFSCDALTSVTFAKGLASIGTAAFNKIQFYDYGKAVSAAKDLAGKTFTGSGGKLFNGPAILLGTEFTSSSIKYKVESLNPATVNAVGYVSGIKNPVIPATVAFSGATFTVSSVAEKAFANCSTIITVKISAPTVGMKAFANCTALKSITFSSCQSIGAYAFYGDDAITSIVFSKNLNSVGSSAFGKLQFYQDGKAITATASNLAGKTFIMSGGNMCAKAPVGTSVTIGSLTYTVTSVTPYEVSVTGYKTGLKSLTVPASVSVWKLSAGVTSIGDQTFLNCKTLSTADLGEVKSIGYKAFAGCAALRAVWMFSAENIGSYAFYGCSKITVLEIPSAKTIGSYAFGGCTGLSFASFSADLTDVGSNAFNGIKFMKGTAALSATAKNLGGKMFAGTSAVLKLVS; encoded by the coding sequence ATGAGATGGAAAACGGCATTGATCGCGATGTTCGCTTTGGCTCTCGTCGCATCAGCGGCTTTGATTGTATCATCGGAAGATGCTGATACATATGGCGAGACCCAAAGCCAGGAGACGGCATTGGGAGCGTCGATTCCGGCGGTAACGGGGGACGTCAAAACCGGCCAGACCGTGAACGTGAACATCGCTGCGGCAGAAGAAGAAAAGACGTACAGATTCGTGGCTGACAGAGACGGCGTATTCGCTTTCCAATCGCACGGCAACGAAGATACTTACGGATACCTCTATGACTCTCAAGGAAATCGTTTGCAATACAACGATGATGGCGGCGACGGCAGAAACTTCAAACTCCAATTCTATGCTGATGAAGGCGAAACATACTACGTCACAGCAAAATATTACGAAACCACAACCGGCAGCTTCACTGCGGAGATGACTCTGGTATACGAAACGGACTCGAAGCTGACTGCCGTGAACATCAACAAACCTGGATCATATCTGCTGTTCGACAGCGGAAAGACAGGCTATGCGGACAATGACGCCGACATATACATAGAATCCAATGGACACGCGAAGATCGGAAAATTCGTCATGGGATTCGCGCCGGAGAATGCCGTCCTCACCATCTATTCCTACGATGTCGATGAGCAATCCGGCGAAAGAGACGTCATCCGGCTCAAGGACGTCACAGACGGCACTGCGGTGGACTTCCAGCAGCAATACCTCCACGGATCCGACGGCGAATGGAGCACGTCTACGGTGGCAATAGACGGCCAATATCTGAAGAAGGGCCATACCTACTATGTTTACAACTATGAAACTGTGAGCGGATGGATAATCTGGATCAGAAACGTCTCGATCCAGTTCTCCGGAGACTCATACAACTTGGAATTGGACGCGGCAACTTCCGGATCCAACGTCGACCTCACCCTTTCCGGGAAGCTCAGCCGCGGGACGTACAACGTGGAGTACGGGATATACAGAGCTGCGGATCTGGTGCACGTATCCACGATCAACAGCACGTTCACCACAGATTCTAGCGGAAACTTCACTGCCTCCTCGTCGAGCTCCATGTACGGATACTCCACCGGCATGTACAGAGTCGATGCCCTGATAAGATCGGGGACTTCCCTGATAACCACCGCCAGCTGCACATTCAGCATGGACGGATATGCCGTCAACTACAATTCGAACGGAGGATCCAACAACGTCCCGGCAGGATCGACCTACGCGCCCGGCGATAAGGTCACCGTGCTGTTCGACAAAGTCCCGTCAAAAACCGGATACGCATTCGTCGGATGGTCAGACAGCAAGAGCGCCACGACAGCGAAATACACTACCAACGGGACCAAGACGTTCACTATAAACAATAACACGACGCTCTATGCCGTCTGGCAGAAGCTGGACTTCGATGCGGGCACCGAGTTCACCGTTGGAAACCTCAAATACACCGTGACATCCGTGAATCCCGATCAGGCCTCGGTGACAGGATTCGTATCGGGCATAACATCCGCCTCGATTCCCGCCTCGGTCACCTACAAGAGCCATAGCCTGGCCGTCGTTTCTGTGGGAGAGAAGGCGTTCTACGGATGCACCACCCTCAAAACGCTCAGCATAGCCGCCCCGACGATAGGCCAGAAGGCATTCGCCAACTGCTCTGCCCTGGCCACGGTCAAGCTCACCTCTGTGACCAATATCGGAGCTTATGCGTTCTACAGCTGCGACGCCTTCACCTCGGTCACATTCGCCAAGAACCTGGCGTCCGTCGGGACCGCGGCGTTCAACAAGATACAATTCTTCGACAATGGAAAGGCCGTGTCCACAGCAAAGAACCTCGCCGGAAAGACCTTCACCGGCTCCGGAGGGAAGCTGTACTATGGGTCCGCCATATCGGTGGGAACCGAGTTCACTGTAAGCAGCGTGAAATACACCGTCACTTCCGTCAGCCCGGCCAAGGCCAACGCCACCGGGTTCGTATCCGGGATCAAGACCGCGTCGATACCTGCTTCCGTCACATACAATGGCCAATCGTTCGCGGTGGAATCCGTGGGCGAGAAAGCGTTCTACGGATGCACCACCCTCAATACGCTCAGCATAGCCGCCCCGACGATAGGCCAGAAGGCATTCGCCAACTGCTCTGCCCTGGCCACGGTCAAGCTCACCTCTGTGACCAATATCGGAGCTTATGCGTTCTACAGCTGCGACGCCTTCACCTCGGTCACGTTCGCAAAGGGCCTGGCGTCCGTCGGGACCGCGGCGTTCAACAAGATCCAGTTCTATGACAGCGGCAAACAGATAACCGCCGCTGCCAAGAATCTTGCTGGGAAGAACTTCACCGGCTCCGGAGGGAAGCTGTACTATGGGTCCGCCATATCGGTGGGAACCGAGTTCACTGTAAGCAGCGTGAAATACACCGTCACTTCCGTCAGCCCTGCCAAAGCGAACGCAACCGGGTTCGTATCCGGGATCAAGACCGCTTCGATACCTGCTTCCGTCACATACAATGGCCAATCGTTCGCGGTGGAATCCGTTGGCGAAAAGGCATTCTACGGATGCCCGACACTAACTTCCGCCTCAATATCCGCGCCTACGGTGATGCAGAAGGCATTCGCCAACTGTGCGGCCTTAGCCACGGTGAAGCTCACATCCGTGACCAATATCGGCGCATACGCATTCTTCAGCTGCGATGCGCTCACCTCGGTCACGTTCGCAAAGGGCCTGGCATCCATAGGAACTGCCGCGTTCAACAAGATCCAGTTCTATGACTACGGAAAGGCCGTGTCCGCTGCCAAAGACCTCGCCGGAAAGACTTTCACCGGCTCCGGAGGCAAGCTCTTCAACGGCCCAGCAATCCTTCTGGGAACCGAATTCACCTCCTCCAGCATCAAATACAAAGTCGAATCCCTGAACCCTGCCACGGTTAATGCCGTCGGATACGTCTCAGGCATCAAGAACCCGGTCATACCTGCGACCGTCGCCTTCAGCGGCGCGACATTCACGGTGAGTTCCGTGGCTGAGAAGGCTTTCGCCAACTGCTCCACCATTATCACCGTGAAGATAAGCGCCCCGACCGTCGGTATGAAGGCTTTCGCCAACTGCACGGCACTGAAGTCGATAACGTTCTCTTCCTGCCAGAGCATAGGCGCCTACGCTTTCTACGGGGACGACGCGATAACGTCCATAGTGTTCTCCAAGAATCTGAATTCTGTGGGTTCGTCCGCCTTCGGCAAATTGCAGTTCTACCAGGACGGCAAAGCAATAACCGCGACCGCATCCAATCTTGCCGGCAAGACATTCATCATGTCAGGCGGCAATATGTGCGCTAAGGCGCCCGTAGGCACCAGCGTCACCATAGGCTCCCTCACATATACAGTGACATCCGTGACTCCATACGAAGTTTCCGTGACGGGCTACAAAACAGGCCTGAAGAGCCTCACCGTTCCGGCGTCGGTATCTGTTTGGAAGCTTTCCGCCGGCGTCACCTCGATTGGCGACCAGACCTTCCTCAACTGCAAGACGCTTTCGACAGCCGATCTGGGGGAAGTCAAGTCCATAGGTTACAAAGCCTTCGCCGGTTGCGCTGCGCTCAGAGCGGTCTGGATGTTCTCGGCCGAAAACATAGGCTCCTACGCATTCTACGGATGCAGCAAGATCACGGTCCTGGAGATCCCGAGCGCCAAGACCATCGGCTCCTATGCCTTCGGCGGATGCACGGGCCTTTCCTTCGCATCTTTCTCGGCCGATCTGACGGACGTGGGCTCCAATGCCTTCAACGGCATCAAATTCATGAAGGGGACGGCCGCGCTGTCAGCGACCGCCAAAAACCTCGGCGGAAAGATGTTCGCCGGCACCTCCGCCGTCCTGAAGCTCGTATCCTGA